Proteins from a single region of Bdellovibrio svalbardensis:
- a CDS encoding choice-of-anchor D domain-containing protein, which translates to MKTWLMALTGSLISCFVSVSSIAAETQPTESQLTITVANSVENVQTLGNSDHHGGNQYYNYNFGITRVNTSQYARFTLRSTGNQPLLIDSVRLYGSAFYGNSNCPRVLNPGRTCDAWIEFRPWYEGSYSGQLVFATSAGNFIVRLYGWGNRY; encoded by the coding sequence ATGAAAACTTGGCTAATGGCCCTGACCGGCTCACTGATTTCTTGTTTTGTTTCCGTTTCAAGCATCGCTGCGGAGACCCAACCTACGGAATCGCAACTGACCATCACAGTTGCCAATTCCGTCGAAAATGTTCAAACACTCGGCAACTCCGACCATCATGGCGGCAATCAGTATTATAACTACAACTTTGGAATCACCAGAGTAAATACCAGTCAATATGCTCGTTTCACGTTGCGCAGCACTGGCAACCAACCTTTGCTGATCGACTCTGTTCGTCTTTATGGATCAGCGTTCTACGGCAATAGCAACTGCCCACGGGTATTAAATCCCGGCCGCACCTGTGATGCATGGATCGAATTTAGACCCTGGTATGAGGGAAGCTACAGCGGCCAGCTGGTCTTCGCAACCAGCGCCGGCAACTTTATCGTAAGACTTTATGGTTGGGGCAACCGCTACTAA
- a CDS encoding MFS transporter — MRIIFVEEAIGRKEIPLYALLVMKESIWSPLKIPVYRAFWICAFLSNLGTWIQDVAASWVMTHLSTSPLVISLLSFTSSLPVVFLSIPAGFVADQGHRRRILLAAQSGMFLSAAVLAFLVWRGQVTESSLLFLSLVMGIGFALTNPAFQSVLTDLVPTDSQAQAVLVYYMGINITRVLGPTVGGGILSGFGPEVAFFVNSLSFLGLILFFWRWPVKESIEEKKEVVWTQEEWKFLFSFHNMKLWVEIFIVTFFASSLWALYPTRGRVELGLSSLQYGSLLGFLGLGACFSAVYSDKIMRPNKTDLSLAGAYVVYAVGLFLMAVAPSFIFMCEAMFFAGIGWLILATLMNMSSRQLTGKSHLKATMLGVFLAVFYAGMAFGAVSWGTFARFSSSSKALLVAAVGLSLVGFYKFMRAKA, encoded by the coding sequence TTGAGAATAATTTTTGTTGAAGAAGCAATTGGTCGCAAAGAAATTCCATTGTATGCTCTTCTTGTCATGAAAGAATCTATCTGGTCTCCTCTGAAAATTCCTGTTTACCGTGCTTTTTGGATCTGTGCTTTTTTGTCAAATCTGGGTACTTGGATTCAAGATGTGGCGGCAAGTTGGGTGATGACACATCTATCGACTTCACCTTTGGTGATTTCTTTGCTTTCTTTTACCAGCAGTTTGCCAGTTGTGTTTTTGAGCATCCCTGCAGGGTTTGTGGCTGATCAAGGACATCGACGTCGAATTTTATTGGCAGCGCAATCAGGAATGTTTTTGTCAGCCGCCGTCTTGGCCTTTTTGGTGTGGCGTGGACAAGTGACAGAGTCTTCCTTGCTGTTTCTTTCCTTGGTGATGGGGATTGGTTTTGCTTTGACCAATCCGGCTTTTCAATCGGTGTTAACAGATCTTGTACCCACGGACAGTCAGGCGCAGGCCGTGCTGGTTTATTATATGGGGATTAATATCACCCGGGTTCTGGGGCCTACCGTTGGCGGAGGAATCCTGAGTGGATTCGGACCGGAAGTGGCTTTCTTTGTAAACAGTCTTTCCTTCTTGGGATTGATTCTGTTTTTCTGGCGTTGGCCGGTGAAGGAATCAATTGAAGAGAAAAAGGAAGTCGTGTGGACCCAGGAAGAATGGAAGTTTTTATTTTCATTTCACAACATGAAGTTGTGGGTTGAGATTTTCATTGTAACCTTCTTTGCAAGCTCACTCTGGGCTTTGTATCCCACACGCGGAAGAGTTGAGTTGGGATTAAGCAGTTTGCAATACGGATCTCTTTTAGGCTTCCTAGGATTGGGGGCCTGTTTCAGTGCAGTCTATTCGGATAAAATCATGCGGCCCAACAAAACCGATCTTTCCTTGGCTGGGGCTTACGTCGTTTATGCCGTGGGTTTGTTTTTGATGGCAGTGGCGCCGAGTTTTATTTTTATGTGTGAAGCGATGTTCTTTGCCGGAATTGGTTGGTTGATTCTTGCGACTCTAATGAACATGAGTTCAAGGCAACTCACTGGGAAGTCGCATCTCAAGGCGACGATGCTCGGAGTTTTTCTGGCAGTATTTTATGCGGGGATGGCCTTCGGTGCCGTCAGTTGGGGAACCTTCGCAAGATTCAGTTCAAGTTCGAAGGCTCTTCTGGTGGCAGCGGTTGGCTTGTCACTTGTCGGATTCTATAAGTTTATGCGGGCAAAAGCTTAG
- the murJ gene encoding murein biosynthesis integral membrane protein MurJ, protein MKNHALLVGIGIFFSRIAGLVRERVFAHYFGNSDAGDAFKAALKIPNFLQNLFGEGVLSASFIPVYAQLLAKKHDEEAAKVASVIGSLLFLMTSLLVISGVFATPFLIDLIAPGFVGAKRELTIKIVQVLFPGTGFLVMSAWCLGILNSHKKFFLSYVAPVIWNLTIIATLVIWGAKQPEQFDLAVTVSWGLVAGSFLQFFVQLPSALRLGKKVYPSLDLNLTSVRTIIRNFVPVVVSRGVVQVSAYIDNMLASLLPTGAVSSLAYAQTLYLLPVSLFGMSVSAAELPTMSQATGSEEEIREYLKQRLNRGLEQIAFFIIPSVVAFLFLGDLIVGAVFQTGQFDANSTKAVWFVLIGSTVGLLASTLGRLYSSTFYSLKDTRTPLQFAIIRVIFTTFLGGVFGFYLPKALGLEASWGTPGLTASAGLAGWIEFYFLRKALNKKIGKTGLSLKYQAKVWSIAIVSAGIPALLAHFVLTTPMHVIVKASIAVVIYGLLYFTLGYLLKVEQAHSFLQKILRRLR, encoded by the coding sequence ATGAAGAATCACGCACTGTTAGTGGGAATAGGTATTTTTTTTAGCCGTATTGCAGGCTTGGTGCGTGAGCGGGTGTTTGCTCACTACTTCGGGAACTCAGATGCCGGGGATGCATTTAAAGCCGCCCTGAAGATTCCAAATTTTCTGCAAAATCTTTTTGGTGAAGGGGTTTTGTCAGCCAGTTTTATTCCCGTCTATGCACAATTGTTGGCCAAGAAGCATGATGAAGAAGCTGCCAAGGTGGCTTCAGTTATCGGTAGTTTGCTGTTTCTAATGACTTCCTTGTTGGTGATTTCTGGTGTTTTTGCGACGCCATTCTTGATTGATCTTATTGCGCCAGGATTTGTCGGTGCGAAGCGGGAACTAACCATTAAGATCGTTCAGGTTCTTTTTCCAGGCACAGGCTTTTTGGTTATGTCAGCTTGGTGTTTGGGGATTTTAAATTCCCATAAAAAGTTTTTCCTTTCGTACGTTGCTCCGGTTATTTGGAATTTAACCATCATTGCGACACTGGTAATCTGGGGAGCCAAACAGCCTGAACAGTTTGATCTCGCCGTCACAGTTTCCTGGGGGCTTGTCGCAGGAAGCTTTTTGCAGTTCTTTGTGCAGCTTCCGTCGGCCTTGCGATTGGGTAAGAAAGTGTATCCTTCGTTGGATTTGAATTTGACGAGCGTGAGAACCATTATTCGTAACTTCGTTCCAGTGGTTGTCTCTCGTGGCGTGGTTCAAGTGAGTGCTTACATCGACAATATGTTGGCCAGTCTATTGCCAACAGGAGCAGTGTCTTCATTGGCATATGCCCAGACTTTGTACTTGCTTCCAGTCAGCCTTTTTGGAATGAGTGTTTCTGCAGCGGAACTTCCGACCATGTCCCAAGCGACGGGCAGTGAAGAAGAAATTCGCGAGTACTTGAAGCAACGCTTGAATCGCGGTCTTGAACAGATCGCCTTCTTCATTATTCCATCGGTTGTGGCCTTCTTGTTTTTAGGTGATCTGATTGTAGGAGCGGTTTTTCAAACGGGACAGTTTGATGCAAACAGCACCAAAGCAGTTTGGTTCGTCCTTATCGGATCGACGGTGGGTTTGTTGGCTTCCACCTTAGGGCGCTTGTATTCGTCGACTTTCTATTCCCTGAAAGACACTCGCACGCCCTTGCAGTTTGCGATTATTCGCGTGATCTTCACGACCTTTCTGGGGGGGGTGTTTGGTTTCTATCTTCCGAAGGCTTTGGGGCTTGAGGCTTCATGGGGCACGCCAGGATTGACGGCTTCGGCGGGGCTCGCAGGGTGGATTGAATTCTATTTCCTTAGAAAAGCTTTGAATAAAAAAATTGGTAAAACAGGATTGTCTTTGAAGTATCAGGCAAAAGTGTGGAGTATTGCCATTGTGAGCGCAGGCATTCCTGCTTTGCTTGCACATTTTGTTTTAACCACGCCAATGCATGTGATTGTAAAAGCATCGATTGCAGTTGTGATCTATGGGCTGCTCTATTTTACGCTTGGGTATTTACTCAAGGTTGAACAAGCCCATAGTTTCTTGCAAAAAATCCTCAGACGATTGCGCTAA